The nucleotide sequence TCTGGTAAAGCGCCATTAACTCAGGAATGAGTTGATTTAGATTTCCCGCCCCCAAAAAGAGCGCAATATCTCCCGGCATCAAAATTTCGGTCAATAGATGACTGACTGCTTTCAAAGACGCTTCATAAAAGACTTTGGAATGGTGGCTGGCTACCAGATCAGCAACCTGCTGACCCGTAACCCGACCCTGGCTCAATTCACCGGCACTGTAGATGTCAGTCAGCACAACCACGTCTGCCTCTTCAAATGAAGTTGCAAACTCCGATAGAAAAGCTTCTGTACGGCTATAGCGATGGGGCTGAAAGATTGCCACCACTCGCCGCCGTCGTGGATTGCGCCATGCTTTTGCCTGGAGACGAGCCGCCTTCAGGGTCGCCCGGATTTCGCTGGGGTGGTGGGCATAGTCATCTACGAACAGAATTCCGTTATACTCACCCCGCTGTTCAAACCGACGGCGGGCACCTTCAAACGTTGCAATCGCCCGGGCGATCGCTGAAAAGTCCAGCTTCAACAGGCGCCCAACAGCAACGGCTGCCAGCGCGTTACTCAAATTGTGTTGCCCCAACAGGCGAACATCCAGCCGCCCCAGAATGACCCCCCGTTCCCATACTCTGGCAGTCGTGCCATCGGGACGATAGGTAATGCAGTCAACTGTATAATCGGCTCCAGAATTGATATCCAGGCTATAGGTGATAGCAGGCTTGAGAGCGTCTCGTACCGTAGCGCAGTCGATACAACCAACCAGCGTTTGACAGCGACTGGCAAAGGCTTTAAAGATATCTACGACTTGATTCAGGTCATGGTAGTGGTCAGGGTGATCCAGTTCAATATTGGTCACGACCCCAATTTCGGCTGCCAGTTTAACCAGAGAACCGTCTGATTCGTCTGCCTCAGCCACCAGGAAGTCGCCTCCACCAGAACGGGCATTGCCACCCCAGGCATTGACTTCGCCACCCACCACAATCGTAGGATCCAGCCCTGCTTCCAGCAGCAAGTAGCCAATCAGGCTGCTGGTTGTTGTTTTTCCATGGGTCCCGGCGACTGCCACGCTCCGATAATCACCCATGAGTCCTGCCAGCACATCCGAGCGATGGAAGATAGGACAACCCAGTTCACGGGCGGCTACATATTCAGCGTTCGCGGCATGAATTGCCGTGGAGCAAATCACTTGCGGCAAACCATTGGTTGCGGGCTTCGCTGGCGCTGAACTATTGCCAGACATAACGCCCTGGGCTGGGGTGCTTGCCAACTCAAGAAAAGCGGAACTGGTTTTTTCGGGAGTTCGTGCTGACTCGCCAGAACCAGCATTGGACTTGAAAAACTCTAAATTGTTTGGATCCTGACTCCAAAATATATGGATGCCCTCTTCCTGCAGGCGTTGAGTAATATGACTCAATCGCAGATCTGATCCAGATACAGGCAACTTACGTTTTGCTAAAACGTAAGCAAGGGCTGACATTCCAATTCCACCAATACCAATAAAGTGAAATGGTCTGCCGGTGAAATCGACAGAGTTCAGCATTCTAGCTCCTCACATACCACACCACAGCAATATCACGCGCTATCATATCAAGGATTACCTTTATGGCGATACAGGCTTTCAATGATTTGCCCGCTGGGGAGACGTGGAGCATTATGAATAGCCTGAATTTTGATTGTCGTGAAAGTTATATCACCCCTTTCAACCTTTCTGCAGATCCTCAGTGAAATTCGTGAAACTTTTTCAATTCTTTTTCTGCCTTAAAATTATTTAGCCTCCTGATTTAAGCTTCGATTTTGATTCCCTTCGAAGGGAGAGAAAGTTGAATTCAGGCTGGACAACGTCATCTTGATTGGGTTCATCCCTGACGCTGAATCCGGGCAATTTAACTTAGATGAATTCAGACTTTATACTCAAATTTCCCAATGAGCATCTGTCAGAGTACACAAAAGTTTGTTTCCCATCCAGAACCCGTTGAGCAACGGTTTAATGCTTGCCATTGTCCCAGTACAGATTGCGCACGATATTAACGTTGCTGGGCTGACACAGAATTAACCCAGGCAGGGGCATACATAATTGATGGAGAACATTGGGATCTTCGGTGGTACGTTCAACCCGATCCATTGGGGGCATCTGCTCGTTGCCGAAACAGCATTTAACCAGTTTGGTCTGGATCAGGTCATCTGGGTGCCAGCCTACCAGCCTCCCCATAAACGCCAGCCTCTACCCACCTTTAGCCAGCGCCTGGAAATGGTCCAGTTAGCGATCGCAGATCACCCTGGTTTCAGGGTATCCAGCCTGGAAGCTGAGGCACCCCATATGTCCTATGCGATTACCACCCTGGCCAGCTTACAAGCCCTTTACCCCAACACTCACTGGCACTGGATTGTTGGCATGGATGCTTTTCAAACCCTGCCTAAATGGCGCAACAGTTCAACCCTGGCAGCACAGTGCATCTGGCTTGTAGCACCCCGACGAACCGGTGGTCAGCAGGAAGGAGCACAGGCAGCGATCGACCAGCAAGTCCTTGCCCCCCTGGGTTCCCTCCGCTGGTATCCGTTGTCAATGCCCTTGATTGAAATCTCATCCAGTTTGATTCGTCAGTACTGCCTGGAAAGTCGTTCTATCCGATATCTGGTCCCCGATCCAGTGAGAACTTACATCGAAAAGCTAAAACTATACACAAAATAAGTTAAAATACCTACTCAAAGACTGGGGCATCTGGAGACCCAGCGCAGGACGGGGAAGCCTCGCTATCCAGTCTCGTGGGAAAAGCAAAATTCCCATAGAGGCTGAAAAGCTGATGCAGAAGTTCTTGCAGTGGTGCGGCCTGGCTACCGAGTGATTGCACTGGGATCCATAGAGTCTTATGATCGATTTGATTGCGGGTATCTATTTAGCAGACAGAGGGTAAGACGCAGTGATTAGAGTAGCAATTAATGGGTTTGGACGTATCGGGCGAAATTTTGCCCGCTGCTGGCTGACAAGGGAAAACAGTCAGTTGCAGTTAGTCGCTATCAATGACACTTCTGATCCAAAAACAAACGCCCATCTATTGAAATATGATTCAATGATCGGCACCTTTGGCGGCGAGGTCAGCGCAGATGAGAACACAATTACGGTCAACGGCCATACAATCAAATGCACCTCTGACCGCAATCCTGAAAATTTGCCCTGGAAGGACTGGGATATTGACCTGGTGATTGAGTCTACGGGGGTCTTCGTCAGCAAAGAAGGGGCTTCTAAACACATTACAGCAGGAGCCAAGAAGGTTTTGATTACGGCTCCTGGCAAAGGCGATGATGGCACCTTTGTCGTCGGTGTTAACCACCATGACTATGATCATCACAAGCATCATGTCATCAGCAACGCAAGCTGCACAACGAACTGTCTTGCGCCAATTGCGAAAGTCCTCCACGAGAACTTTGGCATCATCAAAGGTACTATGACCACCACCCACAGCTACACAGGTGATCAGCGTCTGCTGGATGCCAGCCACCGCGACCTGCGCCGGGCACGGGCAGCGGCGATGAACATTGTGCCCACCTCAACGGGAGCCGCCAAAGCGGTTGCCCTGGTATTGCCTGAACTGGCTGGTAAGCTGAATGGGATTGCACTGCGGGTGCCCACTCCGAACGTTTCTATCGTGGACCTGGTGGTGCAGGTTGAAAAAAGCACGATCGCTGAGCAGGTGAATGATGTCTTAAGAAGTGCTGCCGAAGGTCCTATGAAAGGAATTCTGAAGTACTGTGATCTTCCCCTGGTCTCTACCGATCATGCAGGAACTGATGAATCCTCGATTGTCGATGCTGCCCTGACGATGGTTATGGGCGGTGACATGGTGAAGGTGGTTGCCTGGTATGACAATGAGTGGGGCTATAGCCAGCGGGTTGTAGACCTGGCTGAAACGGTTGCTCAAAAGTGGGTGGCTTAGGATTGTGAATTAAGTAACCTGAAAAATCTGGGGCTTTACCACAGAGGCACAGAGGATGGGAAGCTATTTCTTTGTGCCTCTTTCTCATAAACCAACCACCTCTGTTGTGAACAGATCTTGCATGGCCTGTAAATAAGGATGGAAGTAGGTACTGAGAAGGGGAGAAACCCTTTTATTGATGGCTTGCTCCAGAAGTTGGACTAATAACCGTACCAGCCGCCATTCGACCTTTAGCGGAGGATACAGCATAACACACAGTGGAAAGAGTTCTTCCTGAAAGGCTGCAATCGCATTTTCGAGGGCGCAGACACAGAGATAGATCTGGAACATTTCCACATCTCGAATGCTCGAAATTAATACTTGAGGATCTGGTAGTACGCCACTATAAGAGCGATAGGTACTAAATTCTTGAGCGACTTGCGTACAGATGGATTGGGCAATTTTTCCACTTTGTGGCAGCAAGGACTGAACGGCTTCTAGTTCAAAGGAACCCTCATCCTGGTTTGCAGCCGCTTCGTATGCCCGTTGGAGTGGCATGTAAAGATGATCATCCAGGACTTTGAAATAATCCACCATCAGAATTTTTTCTGTATCCGAAAGTGGCTCCAGCAGCATTTGTCCAGTGTAATGAATTTGCATACTGGTGAAACCAATGACCCGAGGATCCTGGGCAGAGACCATCCGGCGTACCCGACCACATTCTGCACTGATCACGGTTGCCAGACTTTGCGGTGGTTTTCCCTGCTGATAGACCGCTAAAACCATCTCGAACAGTTGATGAGACTCACGGGCAATCAACCAGGGGTCAATATGTTGGGGATTGATCTGATGGCGCTGAACCTCTTGTGTCAATAGGGATTCGGTTTTGCTCCAGGCTTGGGCACTGGCAAAGTTGAGCGATTTAAGCAGTTTTGAGGCAGTTTGTGCTCTACCTTCCAGGGAAGAAATTTCCGCAAACTGATTCCGATCGCGATCGCTCAACGACTGAGAATAACTCAGTAAACTCTGAACATATCGCTTGCCCCACAATTTTGCCAACGAGGATGACGGCTGACTGTCAGAATTAGATTCAACCATTGCGATGGGCTAACATTTACTCCCAATCGAAAAATTTAAAGAGGT is from Leptothermofonsia sichuanensis E412 and encodes:
- the murC gene encoding UDP-N-acetylmuramate--L-alanine ligase, coding for MLNSVDFTGRPFHFIGIGGIGMSALAYVLAKRKLPVSGSDLRLSHITQRLQEEGIHIFWSQDPNNLEFFKSNAGSGESARTPEKTSSAFLELASTPAQGVMSGNSSAPAKPATNGLPQVICSTAIHAANAEYVAARELGCPIFHRSDVLAGLMGDYRSVAVAGTHGKTTTSSLIGYLLLEAGLDPTIVVGGEVNAWGGNARSGGGDFLVAEADESDGSLVKLAAEIGVVTNIELDHPDHYHDLNQVVDIFKAFASRCQTLVGCIDCATVRDALKPAITYSLDINSGADYTVDCITYRPDGTTARVWERGVILGRLDVRLLGQHNLSNALAAVAVGRLLKLDFSAIARAIATFEGARRRFEQRGEYNGILFVDDYAHHPSEIRATLKAARLQAKAWRNPRRRRVVAIFQPHRYSRTEAFLSEFATSFEEADVVVLTDIYSAGELSQGRVTGQQVADLVASHHSKVFYEASLKAVSHLLTEILMPGDIALFLGAGNLNQLIPELMALYQSLEQGASQGLCNQA
- the nadD gene encoding nicotinate (nicotinamide) nucleotide adenylyltransferase, giving the protein MENIGIFGGTFNPIHWGHLLVAETAFNQFGLDQVIWVPAYQPPHKRQPLPTFSQRLEMVQLAIADHPGFRVSSLEAEAPHMSYAITTLASLQALYPNTHWHWIVGMDAFQTLPKWRNSSTLAAQCIWLVAPRRTGGQQEGAQAAIDQQVLAPLGSLRWYPLSMPLIEISSSLIRQYCLESRSIRYLVPDPVRTYIEKLKLYTK
- a CDS encoding type I glyceraldehyde-3-phosphate dehydrogenase — its product is MIRVAINGFGRIGRNFARCWLTRENSQLQLVAINDTSDPKTNAHLLKYDSMIGTFGGEVSADENTITVNGHTIKCTSDRNPENLPWKDWDIDLVIESTGVFVSKEGASKHITAGAKKVLITAPGKGDDGTFVVGVNHHDYDHHKHHVISNASCTTNCLAPIAKVLHENFGIIKGTMTTTHSYTGDQRLLDASHRDLRRARAAAMNIVPTSTGAAKAVALVLPELAGKLNGIALRVPTPNVSIVDLVVQVEKSTIAEQVNDVLRSAAEGPMKGILKYCDLPLVSTDHAGTDESSIVDAALTMVMGGDMVKVVAWYDNEWGYSQRVVDLAETVAQKWVA